The Brassica napus cultivar Da-Ae chromosome C7, Da-Ae, whole genome shotgun sequence genomic interval GAACGAACACACATGCCTTTCATATGTTCATGTCTGCCTTTCTTCAGGTTCCAACTCCCTTTTTCacaatatataaacatatccTCTGATTCTATGCTCCACCATCATACACGACAAATACATCACGGCGAGAGAGGCATGCTTATTGGGTTAGAACTAATTTCGTGGACAAGCATGTATAGACCCGTAACTATGATGAGATTATTTGATTCCCTCAGACTCTATACGCTTACTATTGGTTCCGCTAATTCACCATAGTCATCACCCAATTCTTCAGTGATGTATCTGCAGGCTTGGTAGAAGCGGAGCTGCGTTACCAGTGAATCCATTTCGGTCAAACAACAGTCTCTGAAGCGGGTCGAATAATGGTATGTATATCCATTCTGTTACTCTCCTCTCCTCATAGCTGAACCGTCTATTTCTGCaatgtttgtttctttcttattttcacTTTGTGGGTTATTCTTCCGATGATCTGTTTGCTTGGTTTGTTGTTCCTTTCAGTTTGTGAACTGTATCTTTCTCTATACCCTAATATTGAATGTTTCTATCTACATCAGGAACCAAAAGAGAATAATAACCTTCGTCAAAATACTTTGGCACTGTATTGTCTACATGAGATAACAATGGTGAGTTTCACATTAGCTTTTACTTTTGGAAATCTGTGAACCGTTTTGACAAGGTGAAGCATAACGTTTTCACATTAAAGTTTTTGATAACCTCCTCGAAGACCAAAAAAGAGATCAAGAACTGTTCAGAAACAAATGAATGTAATGTTATAGCACAAATAATGTTATAGCTTGCTTTGTTGCTTAACATTTTCATTCTTGGTTGCTGTCTCTTTTCCGGATTTAGCTAGCAGAGCAAGTAACACAGGCTCTTATGAATCCCCTGAAGCTGCGGAAACATGATCAGAGGTGTGATTCCTTGCTTCGGTTTTTTTCTTCGGTTTCTTCAATTTAGTGTCCACGCAACTTCACATTGCCACCATTGATTCCAGATTATAATAATTCATTGTGTTTTGGAGTTCCTGCTGTAGATATATGTCTAAGCCATTCCTCATGTTTCAATGTTTGATATATTGTTATAACTGAAAGTCAACTGGTACAAATATTATTCTAGGTATTATATATTGATTCAATATTTTTGATCCAGTCACTAGAAAGACAAAAGTGAAACTGTGAAGAAAGGTAATAGTACTCTTTGATCAATATAAGAATTCCTTTCTTGGTTCGATGAGTGTGCTAATCTCACATGGATCCTCGACAATCTTTTACCAAAAATCCAAACTAAAAGTTGGTTGTTATAATACAAGTTTTGTTCGTACTTAAGGGAAATGTTATGTTAacgaaatagaaaaagaaactaCAAGTCTTACAAACTTATTACTAACCAAGTATTTTACTAttatagtttcaaaaagaaaagtattttgctattttcaatcaaatgacattttctaaaaaatatgatattatgaGTACTAATCACTGAACATTTAAACCTATACCGTTTCTAAGTTAGTTAAAATACATTTGATCCCCCTTCTAAATCAACAcatatattactaaaatattaatttcatatatttagttatttacaatatataaaGTATCAATAATATTTTGGAAGCAAAAATTTGATCAAATAAATATAAGGGGACATATTTTCAacccatatataaaaaaatctcaacacgttaaataataataatgtaatcAGTGAGTAGTTAATCAAAAATTTAAGAcgaaacatttataattttcttattttaagagTGTGAACAATGGTAAAGTAAAAATATCTCTTTGTATGCTtgagtatatgatatatattatatttgtttagtaattttcacgacactattaaaaaaaatccatttcatcataaataatattgattattcaaaatttcaatcaaaaatgaaaaaaaactaaaatttgatattatatcatatatgatatcAAAAGAAGTagcaagagaaaaaaataaaaataaatcaacaacAAAGAAATTATTCTATCAACAACAAAGAAATTACTCCATCTACAACTCATGAGATAATAATCAAAGAAATACAACTAATAACAACTTCTCAACATCATCCGGACTATTTATGTATTCATAACTTAGTTTTGGTAttttagaaaactaaaaaatatatatttttgttacataaaaatgcaagaaaaaattatatgtaacatTTAACCAACAAAAAGAGTAATATGTTCACATGAAAGTTCTACAATATTCTTCATAAATTaaggtttataaataattaacccgggcgtagcccgggaaaaGACCTAGTATCATTTAAGAATACAATCACTTCATAGTACAATAAACTTTAAATACTATTTATCAACCATATCATTTAAGAATACGTATCCTCACGGACCTCTCATGTTAGTTGATAATCTCGAAATCTACCAACTCCAACGTCTTGTGATTCGGCACATGTTCTTAAATCCACATAGACGATTAGAACATCATTATCCTAACTACTCATAATGGGTtgcttaattatattataatagtatttaagATGTTAATTTTGATAAGAAACTTAGTTTAGTTAAGCAACTTGATACTTTTTTCTCCTCTATTGCAAGTCTCTTATTTTTGGgttcttaaataaattttaaatttttttaaaattaaaatttatttattacataaaacataataaaagataacatttcaaagataaaattttaaataaaaacatgacaacaaagattagtaaaaaACACGATAATTATTACAAATCAGCATCTgagctcagttgttgtcttcatcacgtccaaatttatgctatatatgttcaaccaaatcatctttcagttgttgatgcatttgcCTATCACAAATTCTtattcgaacacccatcatattggcgatatttgtaggcATGTCTGTAGAATACTTGAGAtccacatgtgaacttccgttgTCTTCTGCttgttggaactctgaaacatcaaattgagtgtatccatctcgttcgtcttttactatcatattatggagtatgatacatgctctcataatcttcccaattttgactttatcccaaaacagcgctggatttttaacaatgacaaatcgagcttgcaggactccaaaagcacgctcgacatcttttcgggcagcttcttgacgttgggaaaataaaactgctttcggcccttgtggtattggaatagattggataaaagtagCCGATTTAGGATAAATACTATCGGTGAGATAATACGCCatatgatactctcttccattgacataGAAACTGACTTGAGGAGCTTGaccttttattatgtcatcaaaaacaggagagCGATCAAGAAcgttgatatcatttaaggtatcTGGAGGGCCAAAAAAtgcatgccatatccaaagatcatacGAGGCtaccgcctctaaaacgattgttggtttacccgaaccacgagaatattgccatttccaagcggtgggacaattcttccactcctaATGCATACattcgatgcttcctatcatcccgggaaatccacgatgCTCTCCAATATCAAGTAGGCGTTGAAGGTCAaccggtgttggtcttcttaggtactcatcgccgaataaatatattattccttTCACGAAATTTTGTACACATAACTGAGTACTTGTTTCACCGAGCCGGAGCTATTCGTCGACCGCATCTGCCGCATAACCAtatgccaagacacgaatggctGCAGTACACTTTTGTAGAGGAGAGAGACTATTCCTTCCGAGACCATCTTTCTTTTCCCGAAAGTATTCATCTTCgttggagagtcgatcaacaatgtGCATAAACAAcggcttgttcattctaaaacgtCGTCGGAAAAAATTTTCAGGATACGTTGGAGtatcactgaaataatcattccataaacgaaTATGTccttcttcacgatttctttcAATATAAgctcgttttttttctttgtttccttgCTTCTTCTTGATGACCAATGGTCAAATTCTCGAaggtttgatcaaaatattattcaaaatattgatcaaatgtATCAAGTGATTCTTCAAAAGGGTTTTGAGAAGAGGAAGCCATATTTGTGATAGaagagataattttttttttgatcaaagatGATATTGGGATCGAGGTTTGGTAAGAAGAGGGAGGTTGAGTTTGTGATTTGGGTTCGGTGATGGTTTGGTAAGAAGATGGAGAATGATATTGTGATTTGTCTTTGCTTTTGGTTTGGTAAGAAGATGGAGAATGAATTGGTGATTTGGCTTTGCTTTTGGTTACGTTGGAAGAGGGATAATGCGTATGTGATTGGTTTGTAGAGAAAGAACAATTTATAGAAGCAAGAGATAGAGGGTagcaaattttataatattcttGAAACATACAAATGCATTGTCCGTGACATAAACATACAAAAACAACAAGACAAAAGAGTACAAAGACAATCCGTGACATAAACATACAAATTGTCTGTGACATAAACATACAAACTGTCTTACAAAAGATTACAAGACAGTCCTTACAAAAGAGTACAAGACAGTCCAATACAGAGTCTGTGACATGAGAAACCTACCGACTCCAATGCTCCACTCATTACCGTGACCTGAAACAGAAAAGAAGTTCCATTCAATAACCAAAGCAGCAACAACCTTTACTAAAGCACACAAGCACAAGCAACAACAAAAGGAACAACAAGACTGTCAAGTAGACATGAACAACGAGATTTAAAACAGACTGTCCAGTTCAAGTAGAAGCAACAACAAAAGCAACACAAGCACAAGCAACAATGAGATTTAAAACAGAACAAGAACAATGAGATTTAAACCATAGACTTTAGCTTAACCTAATTAGACATCAGCTCAAGAATGAACTTCTTCTTCAGAGCTGCTTCTTCATCATCTAGAGGTTCTTCCTTTGCAATGAGACTGTCAAGTAGCTTCATCTTCCCAAGCCTTTCCTTGACAACCAAATCCTCCTGCTTGATGGTACACATAGTCTGAAATTCAGACTTCTCCACCATCGGCTTCTTCTTCCCACGGGCTTTTGCTGCTTTTACTCCCGGGGGGCGGTTTGTGCCGTCATCAACTTCAGCATCGTTATCTTTCACAGACTCGCTTGCTGAATGAGAACCATCATCAAACTTCCTCCTTTTGTTGCTGCTTTCATTGCCACACCATTTCTGGTCATGGCGAAGCTCTCTCCACGCATGTTCAAGCGTGAACTTATTTTTGTAGTTGTTGTTGAAGATGGCGTGAGCATTATTGAGAACATCAACCTCATTTTGGCCGCTTGTCTTCTCTCTTGTTGCAGCTTCATACGATCCACTAAACTTGGAAACAAGATCATTGATCTTGTGCTAACGATGCTTGCAGTGGGTTGCTTCTCTCTCTTCACCGCGTGCAACCTTCGGACTGGCTGCATAGTATGCTGTGATTCTACTCCAGAATGCACCAGAACGTTGCTCATTGCCTACTAGAGGATCTTTGCTCGTGTTTAACCAGGCGGAGATGAGCACAAGATCATCAGCTGGCGACCACGTCCTTCTTTCTCTACGCTCTGAAGGCTTGTCTACACCAAGGTTGGAAGCTTCAGTACTTTGACTGCCGAAGACAGGAACATGTGATGAATTTGGATCGACATTGTCTTCTACTAAACGAAAGACAGTGTCTTGTTGGCTATTAAGAAGCTCAACGAAGTTTGCCGTGTGTGCATATGGAGTAGAATCCATATCCGGAAACAGAAATGGatagaagaagatgagaagataaagaagaatgAATGCAAAGAAGAGAGTTAGCTGGATTGTGTTTAATAAAAAGAGAAAGCTGGATTGTGTTTAATAGAAGAGAGAAAGCTGCAAGAGAAGAGAGATTGTGTTTAATACAAGAGAGAAATTGAATTGCTCATTCATCACACCCACAACCACATCGACTTGACATCTAGCTAACTCATTAATCACAGTTAGACATTTCTATGTTTACTCATTTCTATCTAACTAATTTTAATTCATTACAGCCAAGTTCACAATCAAACAGTACACAAAGAAACATTAAGAAACAAAGAGACATTTCTGAACAATATATTTACCGAGACAAGAAAGATTCAGACACAAGAGGATTCGACCAAAAACTCTTCATATTTATCAAACTCATTCAACACACTTCCAATCAATTATATTTATCACATAAGCTaattcaattcaattcagtTCCAATCAATTCAATTCAGTCCCAACCATAATCTTACACTAAACCATCAGTTCCAATCAATTCATCACAAAAGCTaattcaattcaattcagtTCATTATATTTCCTAGCAGATGGAAGAGTAACACTAACCTGTTTTGATATTGTAGTCCGTTGTTCGATGAAGCTTCCTCAGCTCTCTTTCCACAGATTGTATATCTAACGCCATTTGATCCCAACATCTCAGCCCACAAAGacagaaacaaaatatattaatcgaCTGAAATAAGCtaaatcaaatttgattaaCTTGCAACAAACATTACgagaatgaaacaatatatATTACACCTAAACCCAACATAATCAACATACAGAAACATTATCAACTCGTTGatcttgaaacaaaaaaatcacaactgaTCAAAGCACAATCTAAGCCATGCATGATGATTGAAGAACATTAAACAGAAGCTTTACCTGAACGAATCGCGGAGAGCAAAGGACAGAGAGCTCCGTCGCCGTCGAGGAGAGCCACCGGCTGAGAGCTCCGTCGCCGTCGAGGAGAGCCACCGCGAGACAGAATCAAAcctacaaacaaataaaacatgTGATCAGAGCAAGAAGAAGTCTAATCAAATACATGCATGATTAAAGAGGACAACCATAGATTTACCTTTCGATTCGACTAGAGCCACAGGGAGAGAGCGGTCCCTCGCCGTCGAGGAGACCCATGGAGAGGGAGAGATTCAGCAATCGAGGACAGccaccgagagagagagaggtttgtCGTCGTATCATCGAGGAGCCACCAAGAGAAAGAGAATCATCGATTCGTCGACGATCCACAGAGAGAGAGGCTTCCGTTTCGTCGACGAGCCACATAGAGGGGGAGTCGCGCCGTTTCTTCGAGGAGAACCACCGGGAAGAGAGACAGCGATTCACCTTCTCGGAGCCGAAGAGAGAGATGTctcgagagaaagagaaagaacagaAGACGAAACGGAGATATACgcctcttctttctcctcccATTTGATGACACGTGCCAATTAGCAACGTCCCTTGTAAACACTAATTAAGCGACGCTGCTTCTTTTATTTTgggtttttccatttttttttaaacccaaaaactattaaacacCTCACTAACTACGCtcgataatgatgctcttagtgACCTCcacagcaaaaaaaaagtcacaAGGACCTACAAATCTGTTcgactaacaaaaaaaacttaatccAACACTAGGCCATATTTTCCACACTTATTTATGTTGGCCCATTAAACTTATGATTAACATTTCATCAAGGCCACGTCCAAAATCTTTATTCCAGAAACGGATCGTTATAAGCACCTCCTAAGCCCAAGGTTCCCTCGTTTCTACCACACGTCGGAGAAAAATATCAATTAAGATGCATGACAGTCTGACATATGCGTCATGCATCATTACTTCCTTGGGTTTGAGATTGATATGCTAGGACAAGGAAAGCCGAACAAACAGAGTGGCAGTTCCTAACCATTTGTGTATCATTTCGGTACTCCGATTTGATCTGTAGGGTTTAATTATTGGTTATGCGATGTATACTGATGTGGAGACTGAACTGTTCTGTCTTCGAGATGGCCTGCTTGGACTTGCTGGACGGCATCCGCTACTGTGCTTGAAGATATTCATAAAATGAGAGAGAGGTCTCCAGTTACGTCATGTCTTTCAATTTAAATTCTTGAAATAGTCTTAAACAGATTGCTTGTGTGTGTTGCGTAGGCGTAgggatttagttttttttttcttctttcttttgttggCTACTCAATTCTAGACTGGCTTGTAattcctgatttttttttgagttaTGATAACTTGAGTTtcttaaccaaaacaaaaaccatAAACATGATGTATATATAAACTTCTCCGAAAAACAagttaaattaataaacataaatctGAATTCAAAGTGACTTAGGTAGACCAAGAAAACAAACATACACATCATGATATATAACTGCTGAGTTGAGTAAATGAAATGAAGGACCAATAATATTTAAGTTAAGACCTTGGGTATGTGAAACCAaataggaaaagaagaagagtaaTGTCTTATATTGTAACACATCAAAGATCTTAGACATATATAATAACCTCGAGGAGAAAACACATTGCAAAACAGATCCTTCTTTCAACCCCAACTTGATAACTAAAAAACCATTAATAGATCATAATATTTGATCCTAGCAAATAAGAGGCATGGAGGATTTATGATCAAGAACGCACAATATGAACCTTTTCTTCATATCTGTGTGGCAACATGCATGTGTATTTATGATCATAATATTTGTGTGGCAACATGcatgtgtatgtatatatatatatgatttttaagtGCCTCGGGCTAGCATTTCCTGATACCTCTTGAATGACAAGAGTTTTTGAAGCTTCATCTGCTTATGAAACCTTGAAATGAAAAGATCTGCGACATGGTCGATCTCATCTTCTAGCTTGAAACTTCCTCCTTCTTCCTCCTTCGAGCTCCTCACCATATCTATCACTGAACTTCCTTGACATTCCTCCAACTCCTCAAAATCCTCTTCTCCTTCGAACaacttgtgcgtcatatcaggATACTTGTCGTTTTCATCCTGTACGTCGTAACTCTCATGGTTAGCCACTGTGGATACCCCATTATTGTAGAGGATTATAGCCTTGCTCTCGTCTTGGTCGTGGTCGTTGTCTTGGTCTTGATCTGCATGACCTAGGAGGTTGTGGATCGTGTTGGAAATTGAGCGGAACCCTAGCTTCTTGTCTTTCACGAGGGACAACATGAGGAGTCTTGTTTTGAAGGCACTCGTGATCTGTTTCATAAATGCCTTaactttcttcattttttctttgtaatagCTATAAGCTTTAACAAATATAATGGTGTTTCGTCTACGGTgaatagtaatatataagatgatgTTGCTTACTTTGAATGGAAAGGAACATTGGTGGTGAGAGCCTTGAAGGGTTTATATAGGAGTGCACTCAAAGAGTTACGGTCAAGGTCACGAGTGGCATAATGAGTCTTGTCGTATTGTTTAATTAACGGCTATGTAGTTTACTTAATGGAGGAGTAATCTCCCCACAGTTCAACACGTGGTGATAAACCATTTGATGTAGTGGATCACTTGCTTTTTTCTGTGTGACCTTTATTATGGCTTTATGTCACGTTCCTTCACCCAATTGCATCGTGCCTACAATTGAAGAACGTATGCATTTGAAATGTCTTTTATCTGTTAAAAAGAATCTCGAGATATTAATTTCATGTTAACCTGGCTTTATAAATGTAACCTAACGGGTTACTTTGGCGATGAGTCGGGAAGGTTCTTTCTTATGAAGTATCAGAcccacttttaaaatttaaaatgaatatgTTTGTTATCTTTCTATTAGAATCCATGTTCTTTACGTCATAATAtggtatatatcatatatgaagctagttattaaaaaaaaaaaaatgggcaTGTTACCCAGGACCTCGTAGTCTAGTGGTACTATCCAAAGAAGGGGAGGTCGGCTGTTCGACTCGCGTGGAGGGGGAGGCGTGTCCAGGGCCCGTAAAAAAATACAGACAAAAGCTGGCGCCGGGCCTAGATGGTGGACGGCAAGACCAACacctggttaaaaaaaaaaaaaaaaaaaaaagctagttataaaaaaaatgggcATGAAGCTGGCTCCAACTAATCGTCTAGTTAACTAGGAGAGACTTTCAGATGTGAAATATATTATGCTGATATTTTGAAGTGTTAATAAGGTAAATAAACTTTTTAGGAGGTTTCgtaaaaatatcttatttaagaaaCTTTCGGTTGGGTTTCTCATAAAGCTTAGAACTCTGTAATTACAtacgtatatataatatatacatacacataaatgtattttaagaaCTTAGGAGCAATAAATCTCCAATAAGGTTGCTCTAAGAATcctccattaatcatgctctaatatgCAACGGCTTAAAACACATTtgtgttttaaatatttgtttttcgcGTCTACTTCATTCATTGGTTTTCATAATGCatcaataataaagaataaattcaaatatatataaataatgaagTTAAACATTCTAAAATGTTGCTAATAAGTGCCAAATTAGGCTATTTACTTACTGCGTTTAGTAGCAAAATTGATATTaaatcaaatccacaaggagtcTAAAACCATTATccacttgtctttttttttgtctggttaattatgctattacaaattatgagaaacattacatagacgatattacagccgacaattctatCTGCCTTTTGAGGATTCACACCAGACTGCATCACCCTGAGTAGCCCTATGAGATCCATTCCTAACGGTATTACTTGTGCCATgctgaagatctcttgtaagcattttctctaattttttgCATAATTCGCCTTCTCCGGGAATTGAAACTCAGACCTCTTCCTGAAGAAATTGCGTTGTCTGGGGTTCGAACCCCAGACCTgagtgtagaagcctttaaaccttgaCCACTAGACCACGGTGCTTCCCCATTATCCACTTGTCAATTTAAAGATTTGATCATTGTTAACGACTTTGTTTATTAAATGTGATTACCTTTACCTACGACAGCAACTTGACAACTAAACTAGCAAAAAAGTGTAATTTGTTAACCCCCCCAAAAAAAGAAGTTTCGTCCAATCTTTGAAAAGAAATATCAGAATTTGAAAGATGCTTCGTTAAAGTTACAGACCGCTTAAGAGATCCAGCGGCGACGTAAATTCATTGTACTTCATTACTTCTTTTAAAACCGGTTTCACAattactttttctattttctttctttcttttttttgaactgtattttctttctttctatgtAAAGATATTCTTTATCAACTTTTCTTAGAGCAACATTATCGGGCTTCTTAGCCCGTTTCTTACCGATACTGTTGGTccaaaattaaatgaaaaaatagGTTAATTAGAGGAAGCGATTTTTACGCAAGAAGTTTTCATCGGTGTTGCTTGTGTCACGTATCTCGCTGTGATAGGGCGTACGAAGCGATAAAGGGAAGTGGTGATTCCGTCTCTATTCATTCTCTGCGTCTccctcttctctctttctctctctctccgtcgaAGGCGATTACACGAGCATTGAAGCAGCGTCGCGAACCACACGAATTCACCGTTAAATCGAAGGCGCAACCGCGGCATCGATTCACCAGCAGGTTCGTCTTCCTTGTCTGACCTTATTTTTTTCGATAATCGGTTAGATTTGtggatctaattttttttggttcgaTTTCCTTTTGCATGCGTGGTATTTGATATGGGTTTGCATCGTCTGacaattctctctctctctggtagTTTTCGGCCGCCATCGTCTATTCTCACCGATTCCAGAAGGATCTCGCCGTCGTCTTCC includes:
- the LOC106350786 gene encoding glutathione S-transferase T3-like, encoding MDSTPYAHTANFVELLNSQQDTVFRLVEDNVDPNSSHVPVFGSQSTEASNLGVDKPSERRERRTWSPADDLVLISAWLNTSKDPLVGNEQRSGAFWSRITAYYAASPKFSGSYEAATREKTSGQNEVDVLNNAHAIFNNNYKNKFTLEHAWRELRHDQKWCGNESSNKRRKFDDGSHSASESVKDNDAEVDDGTNRPPGVKAAKARGKKKPMVEKSEFQTMCTIKQEDLVVKERLGKMKLLDSLIAKEEPLDDEEAALKKKFILELMSN
- the LOC111208242 gene encoding uncharacterized protein LOC111208242 is translated as MKKVKAFMKQITSAFKTRLLMLSLVKDKKLGFRSISNTIHNLLGHADQDQDNDHDQDESKAIILYNNGVSTVANHESYDVQDENDKYPDMTHKLFEGEEDFEELEECQGSSVIDMVRSSKEEEGGSFKLEDEIDHVADLFISRFHKQMKLQKLLSFKRYQEMLARGT